In the genome of Streptomyces sp. 846.5, the window GCGGTCCTCGGCGGCGACGAGATCTTCGCCGAGCTGCAGCAGCACCTGGGCATCGGCAACAACGAGACGACCGGGGACGGCACGGTCTCGCTGGAGCACATCGAGTGCAACGCCGCCTGCGACTACGCGCCGGTGGTGATGGTCAACTGGGAGTTCTTCGACAACCAGACGCCGGAGAGCGCCAAGGAGCTGGTCGACCGGCTGCGGTCGGGCGACGGCGCCGAGGTGCGGCCGACCCGCGGTGCGCGGCTGTGCAGCTTCAAGGAGACCTCCCGCGTCCTGGCCGGCTTCCCCGACGCCCGCGAGGGCGCGGTGGACGAGTCCGGCGCCGGCGGCGCCCCGACCATGGCCGGCCTGCGGCTGGCCCGTGGCGAGACCCTGCCGGGCACCGCCGCCGCCACCCGGGTGGTCGCCCCGCGGCACGAGGACCCTCCGCACGACACCGCTGCCGACGCCGCCCCCGCGGACGCCGACCCCCGCGACGAGGAAGGACCTCAGGAGTGACCGCCGAGCACCCGGAGAAGCTGCTCTCCCCGGTCCTGTCCGACAGCTGGGACGACGACCGCCCCTGGACGCTGGACACCTACCGGCGGCACGACGGCTACAAGGGCCTGCACGAGGCCCTGCGGATGGACCCCGACGCGGTGATCGCGCTGGTCAAGGACGCCGGACTGCGGGGGAGGGGCGGCGCCGGGTTCCCGACCGGGATGAAGTGGCAGTTCATCCCGCAGGGCGACGGCAAGCCGCACTACCTGGTGGTCAACGCGGACGAGTCCGAGCCGGGCACCTGCAAGGACATCCCGCTGCTGTTCGCCAACCCGCACGCGCTGATCGAAGGCATGATCATCGCGAGCTATGCGATCCGCTGCAGCCACGCCTTCATCTACCTGCGCGGCGAGACCGTGCCGGTGCTGCGGCGGCTGCATGCGGCGGTCGCCGAGGCGTACGCGGCCGGATACCTCGGCAAGGACGTGCTGGGCTCCGGCTTCGACCTCGACATCACCGTGCACGCCGGGGCCGGCGCCTACATCTGCGGCGAGGAGACGGCGCTGCTGGACTCCCTGGAGGGCCGACGCGGCCAGCCCCGGCTGCGGCCGCCGTTCCCGGCCATCGCCGGGCTCTACGCCTGCCCGACCGTGGTCAACAACGTCGAGTCGATCGCCTCGGTGCCCAGCATCCTGCACCGGGGCAAGGAGTGGTTCCGCTCGATGGGCAGCGAGAAGTCGCCCGGCTTCACGCTCTACTCGCTCTCCGGCCATGTCACCAACCCGGGGCAGTACGAGGCCCCGCTCGGCATCACGCTCCGTCAGCTCCTGGACATCACCGGGGGAGTGAGGGAGGGTCACCGGCTGAAGTTCTGGACCCCGGGCGGCTCCTCCACCCCGATGTTCACCGAGGAGCACCTCGACGTCTCCCTCGACTACGAGGGCGTCGCCGCGGCCGGGTCGATGCTCGGCACCAAGGCGCTGCAGATCTTCGACGAGACCACCTGCGTGGTCCGCGCGGTCACCCGCTGGACCGAGTTCTACGCCCATGAGTCCTGCGGCAAGTGCACCCCCTGCCGCGAGGGGACGTACTGGCTGGTCCAGCTGCTGCGCCGGATCGAGGCCGGCAAGGGCGTCGAGGGCGACCTGGAGAAGCTGAACGACATCGCCGACAACATCAACGGCAAGTCCTTCTGCGCCCTCGGCGACGGCGCCGCCAGTCCGATCTTCTCCTCGCTGCAGTACTTCCGCGAGGAGTACGAGCAGCACCTCCGCGAGGGCCGCTGCCCGTTCGACCCGGCCGCCTCCACGGTCTGGGCCGACGACGCCCGCGGCCGGCGCGGCTACGTACCCACCCATCAGTCCGCCCAGGAGAAGGGGGTGCTCGCATGACGACCGTGGCCAACACCCCTGGGACTCCGGCGGCTCCACCACCCGAGGAGCTTCTGGCCGTCACCATCGACGGCATCCAGATGCACGTGCCCAAGGGCACCCTCATCATCCGCGCCGCCGAGATGATCGGCGTGCAGGTCCCGCGCTTCTGCGACCACCCGCTGCTGGACCCGGTCGGGGCCTGCCGCCAGTGCATCGTCGAGGTCGAGGGCCAGCGCAAGCCGGTCGCCTCCTGCACCATGACGGTGACCGACGGCATGGTCGTCAGCACCCAGGTCACCTCGCCGGTCGCCGAGAAGGCGCAGCACGGCGTGATGGAGCTGCTGCTGATCAACCACCCGCTGGACTGCCCGGTCTGCGACAAGGGCGGCGAGTGCCCGCTGCAGAACCAGGCGCTGTCGCACGGCCAGTCCGACAGCCGCTTCGAGGGCGTCAAGCGCACCTATGAGAAGCCGATCCCGATCAGCACCCAGGTGCTGCTGGACCGCGAGCGCTGCGTGCTGTGCGCGCGCTGCACCCGGTTCAGCGAGCAGATCGCCGGTGACCCCTTCATCGACCTGCTGGAGCGCGGGGCGCTGGAGCAGGTCGGCATCGGGGAGGGCGACGACTTCCGCTCGTACTTCTCCGGCAACACCATCCAGATCTGCCCGGTGGGCGCGCTGACCTCGGCCGCCTACCGGTTCCGCTCGCGCCCCTTCGACCTGGTCTCCTCGCCCAGCGTGTGCGAGCACTGCTCCTCCGGCTGCGCGATCCGCACCGACCACCGGCGCGGCAAGGTGATGCGCCGGCTGGCCGGGGACGACCCGGCGGTGAACGAGGAGTGGTCCTGCGACAAGGGCCGCTTCGGCTTCCGCTACGGGCAGTCGCGGGAGCGGCTGACCACCCCGCTGGTGCGGGGTGCGGGCGGCGAGCTGGAGCCGGCCAGTTGGCCGGAGGCACTGCGGGCGGCCGCGGCCGGGCTGGTACGGGGCCGTACCGGGGTGCTGGTCGGCGGCAGGTCCACCATCGAGGACGCCTACGCCTACGCCAAGTTCGCGCGGGCGGTGCTGGGCACCAACGACGTCGACTTCCGGTCCCGGATCCACACTGCGGAGGAGGCCGACTTCCTGGCCGCCGTGGTCGCCGGCCGCGGCATCGACGTGGACGGCAGCGGGGTGAGCTACCAGCAGCTGGAGGCCGCTCCGGCGGCGCTGATGGTCGGCTTCGAGCCGGAGGAGGAGTCGCCGATCGTCTTCCTGCGGCTGCGCAAGGCCGCCAGGACCAAGGGGCTCAAGGTCTTCAGCGTGGCCGCCTACGCCACCCGCGGGCTCAGCAAGCTGGGCGGCGCGCTGCTCCCGGCCGCGCCCGGCACCGAGGCCGAGTGGCTGGAGGCGCTGGCCGAGGGCGACCCCCTGGACGGCGACGCCGGCCGCGCCGCCGAACTGCTGCGGCAGCCCGGCGCGGTGCTGCTGGTCGGCGAGCGGCTGGCGGGGACGCCGGGCGCGCTGAGCGCGGCGGTCCGGCTGGCCCGGGCCTCGGGCGCACGGCTGGCCTGGATCCCGCGCCGCGCGGGTGAGCGCGGCGCGGTCGAGGCCGGCGCACTGCCGGGCCTGCTGCCCGGCGGACGTCCCGGCACCGACCCTGACGCCCGCCGGCAGATCGCCGCGGCCTGGGGCCTGGACGGACTGCCCGAGCGCTTCGGCCGCGACACCGCCGGCATCCTCACCGCCGCCGCCAACGGCGAACTGGACGCCCTGGTCGTCGGCGGGGTCGAGACCACTGACCTGCCCGATCCGGCCTCCGCCGAGGAGGCCCTGTCCAGGGCCGGCTTCGTGGTCAGCCTGGAGCTGCGGCCCTCCGCCGTCACCGAGCACGCCGACGTGGTGTTCCCGGTCGCGGCGGTCGCCGAGAAGGCCGGGGCGTTCATGGACTGGGAGGGCCGGATCAGGTTCTTCGAACCGGCTCTGAAGGCCGATCAGATGACCACCCGTCATCTCTCCTCGGACCTCCGGGTCCTGCACATGATCGCCGATGCGATGGGCGACAGCCTCCGGCTCCCGGACATCACCGCGGCCCGCCGCGAGCTGGACGGGCTCGGCGCCTGGCACGGCGACCGGGTCGACGCACCGACCGAACTCGCCCGTCCGCTGCCCCGTCCGAGCGCCGGCGAGGCCGTGCTCGGCGGCTGGCGGCTGCTGCTGGACAACGGCGCGCTCCAGGAGGGCGACACCGCCCTCGCCGGAACCCGCCACCCCGCCGTCGCCCGGCTCTCGCCCGCCACCGCGGCCGAGGTCGGCATCGCCGACGGCGCCCCGCTCAGCGTCACCGGACCGGCCGGCAGCCTCACCCTGCCGCTGCTGATCACTCCCGAACTGCCCGACCGGGTGGTCTGGATCCCGCTCAACTCCACCCCCGGTGGCTCCTTCCGCACCCTCGGAGCGACCCCCGGCCGGGTGGTCGGGCTCGCGCAGGCCCCTGCCGTCACGGAGGCGAACCGATGAGCACGCCCGCACTCCACCTCGCGGCCAGTCAGCTGGCCGCCGAGGACCTCAGCGTCTTCGGGGTCGACCCCTGGTGGCTGGTCGTCATCAAGGCCGTGTTCTGCTTCGCCTTCCTGGTCGTCACCGTGCTCATCGCCATCGTGTGGGAGCGCAAGGTCGTCGCCTGGATGCAGCTGCGGATCGGCCCCAACCGGCACGGCCCCTGGGGCATGCTGCAGAGCCTCGCCGACGGCGTGAAGCTGGCCCTCAAGGAGGACCTGGTCGTCACCGCCTCCGACAAGGTGGTCTTCATCCTCGCCCCGGTGATCTCCGCCATCCCGGCCTTCCTGGCCGTCGCGGTGATCCCGTTCGGCCCGGCCGACCACGAGATCAGCATCTTCGGCACCAGGACCACGATGCAGCTGACCGACCTCCCGGTGGCGATGCTCTACATCCTCGCCGCGGCCTCCGTCGGGATCTACGGCATCGTGCTGGCCGGCTGGGCCTCGGGCTCGACCTACCCGCTGCTCGGCGGGGTGCGTTCGGCGGCCCAGATGGTGTCCTACGAGATCGCGATGGGCCTGTCCTTCGCGGCGGTGTTCATCTACTCGGGCTCGATGTCCACCTCGGCCATCGTCGACGCGCAGACCCACACCTGGTTCGTCTGCCTGCTGCCGGTCAGCTTCGTCATCTACGTCATCTCGATGGTCGGCGAGACCAACCGGGCCCCCTTCGACCTCCCCGAGGCCGAGGGCGAGCTGGTGGGCGGCTTCAACACCGAGTACTCCTCGCTGAAGTTCGCGATGTTCATGCTGGCCGAGTACATCAACATGGTCACCGTCTCCGCCGTAGCCTCCATCCTGTTCCTGGGCGGCTGGCGGGCCCCCTGGCCGATCAGCAGCTTCTGGGCCGGGGCCAACCACGGCTGGTGGCCGCTGCTGTGGATGATCGTCAAGATCCAGCTGCTGCTGTTCTTCTTCATCTGGCTCCGCGGCACCCTGCCCCGGCTGCGCTACGACCAGTTCATGAAGCTGGGGTGGAAGGTCCTCATCCCGGTGTCGCTGGTCTGGCTGGTCATGGTGGCCACCTTCCGGGCGCTGCGGAACAAGGGCTACAGCTTCGGCACCGACGTGCTGTACGTGGGCGGGGCCGTGGTGGTCCTGCTGCTGCTCTCCATCGTCTGGGACATGCTCCGCAAGCGGGAGGAGCCTGCGGCGGCGGCAGCAGGAGAGCAGCCCGCGTTCGACCCGATGGCGGGCGGCTTCCCGGTACCGCCGCTGCCGGGTCAGCAGCTTCCCCCCGTACCGCGCCGCAGGTCGCGGACGCCCGAATCCGTAGCAGCACTGAAGGGAGCGGACGAGGATGCCTGAGAACATTCTGGGCCCCGCAGCCGGCTTCGGCGTGACCTTCTCGGCCATGTTCAAGAAGCGGCTCACCGAGCAGTACCCGGAGTACAAGAAGCCCACCGCGCCGCGCTTCCACGGCCGCCACCAGCTCAACCGGCACCCGGACGGGCTGGAGAAGTGCATCGGCTGCGAGCTGTGCGCCTGGGCCTGCCCGGCGGACGCGATCTACGTCGAGGGCGCGGACAACACCGAGGAGGAGCGCTACTCCCCGGGTGAGCGCTACGGACGCGTCTACCAGATCAACTACGCCCGCTGCATCCTCTGCGGACTGTGCATCGAGGCCTGCCCGACCCGGGCGCTGACGATGACCAACGAGTACGAGCTGGCGGACAGCAGCCGCGAGTCGCTGATCTTC includes:
- the nuoE gene encoding NADH-quinone oxidoreductase subunit NuoE — protein: MTTTENEAGSGPGPSGPTLLGLPELPAPAFPAEVRAKLDPDAAELISRYPDSRSALLPLLHLVQSAEGFVSRTGIRYCAEQLGLTTAEVTAVATFYTMYRRRPAGEYHVGVCTNTLCAVLGGDEIFAELQQHLGIGNNETTGDGTVSLEHIECNAACDYAPVVMVNWEFFDNQTPESAKELVDRLRSGDGAEVRPTRGARLCSFKETSRVLAGFPDAREGAVDESGAGGAPTMAGLRLARGETLPGTAAATRVVAPRHEDPPHDTAADAAPADADPRDEEGPQE
- the nuoF gene encoding NADH-quinone oxidoreductase subunit NuoF yields the protein MTAEHPEKLLSPVLSDSWDDDRPWTLDTYRRHDGYKGLHEALRMDPDAVIALVKDAGLRGRGGAGFPTGMKWQFIPQGDGKPHYLVVNADESEPGTCKDIPLLFANPHALIEGMIIASYAIRCSHAFIYLRGETVPVLRRLHAAVAEAYAAGYLGKDVLGSGFDLDITVHAGAGAYICGEETALLDSLEGRRGQPRLRPPFPAIAGLYACPTVVNNVESIASVPSILHRGKEWFRSMGSEKSPGFTLYSLSGHVTNPGQYEAPLGITLRQLLDITGGVREGHRLKFWTPGGSSTPMFTEEHLDVSLDYEGVAAAGSMLGTKALQIFDETTCVVRAVTRWTEFYAHESCGKCTPCREGTYWLVQLLRRIEAGKGVEGDLEKLNDIADNINGKSFCALGDGAASPIFSSLQYFREEYEQHLREGRCPFDPAASTVWADDARGRRGYVPTHQSAQEKGVLA
- a CDS encoding NADH-quinone oxidoreductase subunit G, with the protein product MTTVANTPGTPAAPPPEELLAVTIDGIQMHVPKGTLIIRAAEMIGVQVPRFCDHPLLDPVGACRQCIVEVEGQRKPVASCTMTVTDGMVVSTQVTSPVAEKAQHGVMELLLINHPLDCPVCDKGGECPLQNQALSHGQSDSRFEGVKRTYEKPIPISTQVLLDRERCVLCARCTRFSEQIAGDPFIDLLERGALEQVGIGEGDDFRSYFSGNTIQICPVGALTSAAYRFRSRPFDLVSSPSVCEHCSSGCAIRTDHRRGKVMRRLAGDDPAVNEEWSCDKGRFGFRYGQSRERLTTPLVRGAGGELEPASWPEALRAAAAGLVRGRTGVLVGGRSTIEDAYAYAKFARAVLGTNDVDFRSRIHTAEEADFLAAVVAGRGIDVDGSGVSYQQLEAAPAALMVGFEPEEESPIVFLRLRKAARTKGLKVFSVAAYATRGLSKLGGALLPAAPGTEAEWLEALAEGDPLDGDAGRAAELLRQPGAVLLVGERLAGTPGALSAAVRLARASGARLAWIPRRAGERGAVEAGALPGLLPGGRPGTDPDARRQIAAAWGLDGLPERFGRDTAGILTAAANGELDALVVGGVETTDLPDPASAEEALSRAGFVVSLELRPSAVTEHADVVFPVAAVAEKAGAFMDWEGRIRFFEPALKADQMTTRHLSSDLRVLHMIADAMGDSLRLPDITAARRELDGLGAWHGDRVDAPTELARPLPRPSAGEAVLGGWRLLLDNGALQEGDTALAGTRHPAVARLSPATAAEVGIADGAPLSVTGPAGSLTLPLLITPELPDRVVWIPLNSTPGGSFRTLGATPGRVVGLAQAPAVTEANR
- the nuoH gene encoding NADH-quinone oxidoreductase subunit NuoH is translated as MSTPALHLAASQLAAEDLSVFGVDPWWLVVIKAVFCFAFLVVTVLIAIVWERKVVAWMQLRIGPNRHGPWGMLQSLADGVKLALKEDLVVTASDKVVFILAPVISAIPAFLAVAVIPFGPADHEISIFGTRTTMQLTDLPVAMLYILAAASVGIYGIVLAGWASGSTYPLLGGVRSAAQMVSYEIAMGLSFAAVFIYSGSMSTSAIVDAQTHTWFVCLLPVSFVIYVISMVGETNRAPFDLPEAEGELVGGFNTEYSSLKFAMFMLAEYINMVTVSAVASILFLGGWRAPWPISSFWAGANHGWWPLLWMIVKIQLLLFFFIWLRGTLPRLRYDQFMKLGWKVLIPVSLVWLVMVATFRALRNKGYSFGTDVLYVGGAVVVLLLLSIVWDMLRKREEPAAAAAGEQPAFDPMAGGFPVPPLPGQQLPPVPRRRSRTPESVAALKGADEDA
- the nuoI gene encoding NADH-quinone oxidoreductase subunit NuoI, producing MPENILGPAAGFGVTFSAMFKKRLTEQYPEYKKPTAPRFHGRHQLNRHPDGLEKCIGCELCAWACPADAIYVEGADNTEEERYSPGERYGRVYQINYARCILCGLCIEACPTRALTMTNEYELADSSRESLIFTKEQLLVGLTEGMVDSPHSIFPGTDEGDYYRGLVTEAAPGTVRQVAVSKGEQPTEEGASA